One region of Triticum dicoccoides isolate Atlit2015 ecotype Zavitan unplaced genomic scaffold, WEW_v2.0 scaffold243069, whole genome shotgun sequence genomic DNA includes:
- the LOC119345489 gene encoding aspartic proteinase nepenthesin-1-like — MGLRAQQGQRKDGQQTGSAAADSYVPFILDLSIGTSPQTLALIMDITSDLVWAHCDPCPLYKMSHMSGFLATDTFSFGNITGPGRTDVPGVVFGCNVNITLPEISGVSGYAGFSRGPLSLVSQLNISSFAYFIAPPEHDASKSFVSWSWGGAADNATAVQTTTTGSSSSTPLLAATKAQNPYWYYVNLTGVQVDGKLLSAIPARTFDAQHSGGVFLSTSIAVTFLVEDAYRVLRQELVSRIQSEGVATANVSSGDWDLCFLTEHFANAKVPTLALVFDGADAAMELNVDNYFQNFGDGSTCLTILPSPHGWPGSVLGSLLQAGRTMAYEIHSGGGGAL; from the exons ATGGGACTGAGGGCGCAGCAGGGCCAGCGCAAGGACGGCCAGCAGACGGGCAGCGCGGCGGCGGACAGCTACGTCCCCTTCATCCTCGACCTCTCCATCGGGACCTCGCCGCAGACCCTCGCTCTCATCATGGACATCACCAGCGACCTCGTCTGGGCGCACTGCGATCCCTGCCCCTT GTACAAAATGAGCCATATGTCCGGCTTCCTCGCCACCGATACGTTCAGCTTCGGGAACATCACGGGACCGGGGCGTACAGACGTCCCGGGCGTGGTGTTTGGCTGCAACGTCAACATCACGTTGCCGGAGATCAGCGGCGTCTCCGGCTACGCCGGCTTCAGCAGGGGGCCCCTCTCCCTCGTGTCGCAGCTCAACATCTCCAGCTTCGCCTACTTCATCGCGCCCCCCGAGCACGACGCCAGCAAGAGCTTCGTCAGCTGGAGCTGGGGAGGCGCCGCCGACAATGCCACGGCAGTGCAGACCACGACTACGGGAAGCAGCAGCAGCACGCCGCTGCTGGCGGCCACAAAAGCCCAAAACCCTTACTGGTACTACGTTAATCTCACCGGCGTGCAGGTCGACGGCAAGCTCCTGTCCGCCATCCCAGCTAGGACCTTTGACGCCCAGCATTCCGGTGGGGTGTTTCTCAGCACGAGTATTGCCGTCACCTTCCTCGTCGAGGACGCGTACAGGGTGCTGCGGCAGGAGCTGGTGAGCAGGATCCAGtccgagggcgtggctacggcgaacgtCTCCTCAGGCGACTGGGACCTGTGCTTCCTGACGGAGCACTTTGCGAACGCCAAGGTTCCAACGCTCGCACTTGTGTTCGACGGCGCTGACGCGGCGATGGAGCTCAACGTGGACAACTACTTCCAAAATTTCGGCGACGGGAGCACGTGCCTCACCATATTGCCGTCGCCGCACGGCTGGCCGGGCTCGGTCCTGGGCAGCCTGCTGCAGGCAGGCAGGACCATGGCCTACGAGATCCacagtggtggcggcggcgcgctG